Proteins from a single region of Candidatus Cetobacterium colombiensis:
- a CDS encoding GNAT family N-acetyltransferase produces the protein MIICKKFNELTVEELYEILRLRSEIFVVGQKSIYNDVDGKDITSIHVMLKEDGKIKAYLRVLQPGVSYEDASLGRVLVAVEARKRGFAKLIVQAGVNYILENFKTKGITIGAQEYLQKFYDEMGFKAISEVYLINEIPHLDMKYY, from the coding sequence ATGATTATATGTAAAAAATTTAATGAATTAACAGTTGAAGAGCTTTATGAAATTTTAAGGTTAAGATCTGAAATTTTTGTAGTAGGACAAAAATCTATTTATAATGATGTTGATGGTAAGGATATAACTTCTATTCATGTTATGTTAAAAGAAGATGGAAAAATAAAAGCTTATCTTAGAGTTTTACAACCTGGAGTTTCTTATGAGGATGCATCTTTAGGAAGAGTTTTAGTAGCTGTAGAAGCTAGAAAGCGTGGGTTTGCTAAACTTATTGTTCAAGCGGGGGTAAACTATATTCTTGAAAATTTTAAAACTAAAGGTATTACAATTGGAGCTCAAGAGTATCTTCAAAAATTTTATGATGAAATGGGATTTAAAGCTATTTCAGAAGTTTATTTAATTAATGAAATTCCTCATTTAGACATGAAATATTATTAA
- a CDS encoding epoxyqueuosine reductase QueH, producing the protein MKVNYELEMQKELDKIGLNSGKKLLIHSCCAPCSCAILEYLKTYLDIDIYFYNPNITEKEEYITRLEEQHTFNEVMDFKMNIIEGDYSPRTDFIEKIKGLEKEKEGGARCYKCYSLRMEATAKKAKELGYEYFTTVLSISPLKNSQWINEIGIQLEEKYGVKFLKGDFKKKSRYLRSVNLSKEHELYRQDYCGCIYSKIERMEKEREKENKDGEA; encoded by the coding sequence ATGAAGGTAAATTATGAATTAGAAATGCAAAAAGAATTGGACAAAATTGGTCTTAATAGCGGGAAAAAACTTTTGATTCACTCATGTTGTGCACCATGTAGTTGTGCTATACTTGAGTATTTAAAAACATATTTAGATATTGATATATATTTTTATAATCCAAATATAACAGAAAAAGAGGAATATATAACTAGATTGGAAGAGCAACATACTTTTAATGAAGTTATGGATTTTAAAATGAATATAATAGAAGGAGATTATAGTCCTAGAACAGACTTTATAGAAAAAATTAAAGGATTAGAGAAAGAAAAAGAGGGCGGAGCTAGATGTTATAAATGCTATAGTCTAAGAATGGAAGCAACTGCTAAAAAAGCTAAAGAATTAGGTTATGAATATTTTACAACGGTTTTAAGTATTAGTCCTTTAAAAAACTCACAATGGATAAATGAAATTGGAATACAACTTGAAGAAAAATATGGTGTTAAATTTTTAAAAGGAGATTTTAAAAAGAAAAGTAGATATTTAAGAAGTGTTAATTTATCCAAAGAACATGAATTATATCGTCAAGATTATTGCGGGTGTATATACTCAAAAATTGAGAGAATGGAAAAAGAAAGAGAGAAGGAAAATAAAGATGGAGAAGCATAA
- a CDS encoding YeeE/YedE thiosulfate transporter family protein: MKNLFFDNLPLLGLFLGLLFGLALYYAGATNRIVISKMLKLQDLTLMKIIIFAIGFSMFLLYLSVALNIIPMEHFSIKTMNYGVVLGSIILAIGFGMIGLCPGTAVASFGAGYLKSIYVILGGLIGAFVFARSYPVLKSIGLFENILGGKTTLIYIGEKYNYLYHGTPWIGVFIGIVIIVISLAIPYSISKK, encoded by the coding sequence ATGAAAAATTTGTTTTTTGATAATCTTCCACTTTTAGGGCTTTTCTTAGGATTGTTGTTTGGTTTAGCACTTTACTATGCTGGTGCAACAAATCGAATAGTTATATCTAAGATGTTAAAACTTCAAGATTTAACTCTTATGAAAATAATTATTTTTGCTATTGGTTTCAGTATGTTTTTATTATATTTAAGTGTTGCCTTAAATATAATTCCAATGGAGCATTTTAGCATAAAAACGATGAACTACGGAGTTGTTTTGGGAAGCATAATTTTAGCTATTGGTTTTGGAATGATTGGACTTTGCCCTGGAACTGCAGTTGCAAGTTTTGGTGCTGGATATTTAAAAAGTATATATGTAATTTTAGGTGGATTAATTGGAGCTTTTGTATTTGCACGTAGTTATCCCGTATTAAAAAGTATCGGACTTTTCGAAAATATATTAGGTGGTAAAACTACTTTAATATATATTGGAGAAAAATACAACTATCTTTATCACGGAACTCCTTGGATTGGAGTTTTTATTGGAATAGTTATTATTGTAATATCTTTAGCTATACCCTATTCTATAAGTAAAAAATAA
- a CDS encoding NAD(P)H-hydrate dehydratase: protein MVFIDFDYVKDRFKPRDPESYKGDFGHTLILCGSYGMVGAGFFASMGAVKSGSGLTTLGTYSGTFNIFSIKLNEVMLINLDKVNIMEKLDKFSSIVFGCGFGINEKNKALLKKLLLKYKKPIVIDADGLSILSKNNNLDLLKERKFPTILTPHYGEFSRLTDLDIEYIKNNNAALAKEFAKKYNCILLLKDHRTVISDGKDIYINTTGNSVMATGGMGDILSGVIGSLISQKYSPIEAVTLATYFHGRAGEVFSKSHYCITPTLLLEMLPKIIKETEF from the coding sequence ATGGTTTTTATAGATTTTGACTATGTAAAAGATAGATTTAAACCTAGAGATCCTGAATCTTATAAAGGAGACTTTGGGCACACTTTAATTTTATGCGGAAGCTACGGAATGGTAGGAGCTGGTTTTTTTGCAAGTATGGGTGCTGTAAAATCAGGTTCTGGACTTACAACTTTAGGAACTTACAGTGGAACTTTTAATATTTTTTCAATTAAACTTAATGAAGTGATGCTGATAAATTTAGATAAAGTTAATATAATGGAAAAATTAGATAAATTTTCTTCTATAGTTTTTGGTTGTGGATTTGGAATAAATGAGAAAAATAAAGCCCTTTTAAAAAAGCTACTTTTGAAATATAAAAAGCCCATAGTTATAGATGCAGATGGTTTGTCTATTTTATCTAAAAACAATAATTTAGATTTATTGAAAGAGAGGAAATTTCCAACGATTTTGACCCCTCACTATGGAGAGTTTTCTAGACTTACAGATTTAGATATTGAATATATAAAAAATAACAATGCAGCACTTGCAAAAGAGTTTGCCAAAAAATATAATTGTATTCTCCTTTTGAAAGATCATAGAACTGTAATAAGTGATGGAAAAGATATCTATATAAATACAACTGGAAATAGTGTTATGGCAACTGGAGGAATGGGAGATATTTTAAGTGGAGTTATCGGTTCTTTAATAAGTCAAAAATATTCACCAATAGAAGCTGTAACTTTAGCTACATATTTCCACGGAAGAGCAGGAGAAGTTTTTTCAAAATCTCACTATTGTATAACACCAACACTTTTACTAGAGATGCTTCCTAAAATTATAAAAGAGACAGAGTTTTAA
- a CDS encoding radical SAM protein: MKISKKDALEWFNHLSSLSGDKTEVFKRFSPIIDSTIRQIELAVNKKHQEMKNEIAELKDLKGRTFFVGDQQKFPKGCVSCLFGDGLGGIRKTHQCNLLCKFCYYHDNIDNQEPIPDGMWEIGETLYYEEDIDLLLSIQKKPSGIAYVYLEPFLDIEKYYGIIKKLSDAGVYQHMYTNGSLCTRENLQKLGEAGLNELRFNLGAVKCSDKVIENMAIAKEYIPMVGIETPMTPEFYEEFQEKKEKILATGIDFINCAELHFGEDNINNYVGERMYMARRGYISPLWSREITLKLMKQACEENWPVVVHDCSNHTKYSRELNKNSKQGQPFGATTYVSEFDRFLPHLFLATLEDENFAFVEETELPENLKLENCLDEIDFLIIEEDDEMYEDFFVEEDEEEEE, translated from the coding sequence ATGAAAATATCAAAAAAAGATGCGTTAGAGTGGTTTAATCATTTATCATCACTTTCTGGAGATAAAACAGAAGTATTTAAAAGATTTAGCCCAATTATAGATTCAACTATTAGACAAATAGAATTAGCTGTTAATAAAAAACATCAAGAGATGAAAAATGAAATAGCTGAGTTAAAAGATTTAAAAGGAAGAACATTCTTTGTTGGAGATCAGCAAAAGTTTCCAAAAGGATGTGTGTCGTGCTTATTTGGTGACGGTCTTGGAGGAATAAGAAAAACTCACCAGTGTAACCTTTTATGTAAATTCTGTTACTACCATGACAACATAGATAATCAAGAACCAATTCCTGATGGAATGTGGGAAATAGGAGAAACTCTTTACTACGAAGAGGATATAGACCTATTATTATCTATACAGAAAAAACCAAGTGGAATTGCATATGTTTATTTAGAGCCGTTCTTGGATATTGAAAAATATTATGGAATTATTAAAAAATTAAGTGATGCTGGAGTATATCAACATATGTATACTAATGGTTCTCTTTGTACTAGAGAAAATTTACAAAAATTAGGGGAAGCTGGACTAAATGAATTAAGATTTAATTTAGGAGCAGTTAAATGTAGCGATAAAGTTATTGAAAATATGGCAATAGCTAAAGAATATATTCCAATGGTAGGAATAGAAACTCCTATGACTCCAGAATTTTATGAAGAATTCCAAGAAAAAAAGGAAAAGATTCTAGCAACAGGTATAGACTTTATAAACTGTGCTGAACTTCACTTTGGAGAAGATAATATAAACAACTATGTTGGAGAGAGAATGTATATGGCAAGAAGAGGATACATATCACCTCTTTGGTCTAGAGAGATTACATTAAAACTTATGAAACAAGCTTGTGAAGAAAATTGGCCAGTAGTTGTACACGACTGTTCAAATCATACAAAATACTCAAGAGAATTAAATAAAAATTCAAAACAAGGACAACCTTTTGGTGCAACAACTTATGTAAGTGAGTTTGATAGATTTTTACCACATCTATTTTTAGCTACTTTAGAGGATGAAAACTTTGCTTTTGTGGAAGAGACAGAACTTCCTGAGAATTTAAAATTAGAAAACTGTTTAGATGAAATAGATTTTCTTATAATTGAAGAGGATGATGAAATGTATGAAGATTTCTTCGTAGAAGAGGACGAAGAAGAAGAGGAATAG
- a CDS encoding YeeE/YedE thiosulfate transporter family protein: protein MKMKNNWIFKGLFLGGVFFLSILLIKPVGISTQFSVVSGIIQTVFDEGIVYKQGAEFYSLVDYYNQDGIAKSIATPYNFGIIFVVGVFLGGMLGKIFFRKNPEFIEKETLLEKDNISRVKLFIGGFLLLFGARLAGGCTSGHMMSGVMQLSVSSIIFSIILFPIAIVVAKGFGD from the coding sequence ATAAAAATGAAGAATAATTGGATTTTTAAAGGTTTGTTTTTAGGGGGTGTATTTTTTCTATCAATCCTTTTAATAAAACCAGTTGGAATTTCTACACAATTTAGTGTAGTTTCTGGAATAATTCAAACAGTATTTGATGAAGGAATAGTTTATAAGCAAGGAGCTGAATTTTATAGTTTAGTAGATTATTACAATCAAGATGGAATTGCTAAAAGTATAGCTACACCATATAACTTTGGAATTATTTTTGTGGTAGGCGTATTTTTAGGTGGGATGTTAGGAAAGATATTTTTTAGAAAAAATCCCGAATTTATAGAGAAAGAAACTCTTTTAGAAAAAGATAATATTTCTAGAGTGAAACTTTTTATAGGTGGATTTCTTTTATTATTTGGAGCTAGATTAGCAGGTGGATGTACAAGTGGTCATATGATGAGTGGAGTTATGCAACTCTCTGTAAGTAGTATTATCTTTTCTATAATTTTATTTCCAATTGCAATTGTAGTAGCTAAAGGGTTTGGTGATTAA
- a CDS encoding TIGR01212 family radical SAM protein (This family includes YhcC from E. coli K-12, an uncharacterized radical SAM protein.) produces MEKHNNRRFYSLNDFFKDEFNDKIFKVSLDGGFTCPNRDGKVAHGGCIFCSDAGSGEFAGSRRKTITEQIDEQLEFLKDKIKDKKVIAYFQNFTNTYGDVNYLREIYYEALNHPKVLGLAIGTRPDCIEDDVLELLKEINEKHFFWIELGLQTADDNVAKLINRGYPLSKYMETAKKLKENNIKFVTHMIIGLPNEEREDILKTAKCIVESGAWGIKIHSLHIIKGTSLEKLFYQTNFKIFSLEEYVDIVVTILKFLPEKMVVHRVTGDGKKDEVIEPLWSLNKRKVLNEIEKELKKRENIV; encoded by the coding sequence ATGGAGAAGCATAATAACAGAAGGTTCTATTCTTTAAATGATTTTTTTAAAGATGAATTTAATGATAAAATATTTAAGGTTTCTTTAGACGGTGGATTTACTTGTCCAAATAGAGATGGGAAAGTTGCACATGGAGGATGTATATTTTGTAGTGATGCTGGAAGTGGAGAGTTTGCAGGAAGTAGAAGAAAAACTATCACTGAACAAATAGATGAACAATTGGAATTTTTAAAAGATAAAATTAAGGATAAGAAAGTAATTGCTTATTTTCAAAATTTTACAAATACATATGGCGATGTAAACTATTTGAGAGAAATTTACTACGAAGCCTTAAATCATCCTAAAGTTTTAGGTCTTGCTATAGGTACTAGACCTGATTGTATAGAAGATGATGTTTTAGAGCTGTTAAAAGAAATAAATGAAAAACACTTTTTCTGGATTGAGTTAGGTTTACAGACTGCAGATGATAATGTAGCAAAACTTATAAATAGAGGTTATCCACTTTCTAAATATATGGAAACTGCAAAAAAGTTAAAAGAAAATAATATTAAATTTGTTACTCATATGATTATAGGGTTGCCAAATGAGGAGAGGGAAGATATTTTAAAAACAGCTAAGTGCATTGTTGAATCTGGAGCTTGGGGAATAAAAATTCATTCACTACACATTATAAAAGGAACTTCTTTGGAAAAATTATTTTATCAAACAAATTTTAAAATATTTTCATTGGAAGAGTATGTTGATATAGTTGTAACTATATTAAAATTTTTACCTGAAAAGATGGTTGTACATAGAGTCACAGGAGACGGGAAAAAAGATGAGGTTATTGAACCTTTATGGAGCTTAAATAAAAGGAAAGTTCTAAATGAAATTGAAAAAGAATTGAAGAAAAGAGAAAATATCGTTTAA
- a CDS encoding DJ-1 family glyoxalase III, with the protein MNKKIFVMLANGFELIEAMSPVDVLRRAGLHVVTVSTVENTLEVESAQKVKVIADANIADINVGEGVMVVIPGGFPGYINLRTNSKVVEIVKTYLNDSTKFVGAICGGPTTLGINGLIGDYKFTCHTSVKEEMGSEKYEHNEVVIDRNLVTSPGAGKSIEFALALAGLFVDEETITKVKKGMELI; encoded by the coding sequence ATGAACAAGAAAATTTTTGTTATGTTAGCTAATGGATTTGAACTTATTGAGGCTATGTCACCAGTGGATGTTTTAAGAAGAGCGGGACTTCATGTGGTTACTGTATCAACTGTAGAAAACACTTTGGAGGTTGAATCTGCACAAAAAGTAAAGGTTATTGCTGATGCTAATATTGCAGATATTAATGTAGGAGAGGGAGTTATGGTTGTTATACCTGGTGGATTCCCTGGATACATAAACTTAAGAACTAACTCTAAAGTAGTAGAAATTGTTAAAACTTATTTAAACGATTCAACTAAATTTGTTGGAGCAATTTGTGGTGGGCCAACAACTTTAGGAATCAACGGTTTAATTGGAGATTACAAATTTACATGTCACACTTCTGTTAAAGAGGAGATGGGAAGCGAAAAATATGAGCACAATGAAGTTGTAATTGATAGAAATCTTGTTACTTCTCCAGGTGCAGGAAAGTCAATTGAATTTGCTTTAGCTTTAGCTGGTCTTTTTGTTGATGAAGAGACAATAACTAAAGTTAAAAAAGGAATGGAACTTATTTAA
- the nagA gene encoding N-acetylglucosamine-6-phosphate deacetylase has protein sequence MKAIINGELFIGNKFYTGKALIIDGERIVDIVAQNELATTYENIETIDAEKGYVTPGFIDLQLNGCGGVLFNDDISLETLDTMHKTNLKSGCTSFTPTLITTGDESIEKALELVKGIENKGKYGVVGLHIEGPYISLEKKGIHNPKFIRKADKVMIDKIVEAGKENVRIVTLAPENTDKEVISKLNAAGIHVAVGHSNATYEEVKEKEGFGITLATHLYNGMSSFNHREPGVVGAVFDSDIKAGVIADGFHCHYSAIKSAIKIMGERLFLVTDAVAPVGTNMEYFYFEGNKVFYKDGKCFGEDGTLGGSALTMDAGVRNLVKYCDITLEEAVRMATLYPAKAVNIDNEYGKLQPGYFADIVFLDKHLNLKKVVAKGKLV, from the coding sequence ATGAAAGCTATAATAAATGGAGAATTATTTATAGGAAATAAATTCTATACTGGAAAAGCTTTAATTATAGATGGAGAGAGAATAGTTGATATAGTTGCTCAAAATGAATTAGCAACTACATATGAAAATATTGAAACTATCGATGCTGAAAAAGGATATGTAACTCCTGGATTTATTGATTTACAACTTAATGGTTGTGGTGGAGTTTTATTCAACGATGATATATCTTTAGAAACTTTGGATACAATGCATAAAACTAATTTAAAATCTGGATGTACTTCATTTACTCCAACGCTTATAACAACTGGAGATGAGAGTATAGAAAAAGCTCTTGAATTAGTAAAAGGCATTGAAAATAAAGGGAAGTATGGAGTTGTTGGTTTACATATTGAAGGTCCATATATCTCTTTAGAGAAAAAAGGAATCCACAATCCTAAATTTATAAGAAAAGCTGATAAAGTTATGATTGATAAAATAGTAGAAGCTGGAAAAGAAAATGTAAGAATAGTTACATTAGCTCCAGAAAATACTGATAAAGAAGTAATTTCGAAACTAAACGCAGCTGGAATTCATGTGGCAGTAGGGCATTCTAATGCGACTTATGAAGAAGTGAAAGAAAAAGAAGGTTTCGGAATAACTCTTGCAACTCATCTATACAATGGTATGTCATCATTTAATCATAGAGAACCTGGAGTTGTTGGAGCTGTATTTGATAGTGATATAAAAGCTGGAGTAATTGCTGATGGATTCCATTGTCATTATTCTGCTATAAAATCTGCTATAAAAATTATGGGAGAAAGATTGTTTTTAGTTACTGATGCTGTTGCACCAGTTGGAACAAATATGGAGTACTTCTACTTTGAAGGAAACAAAGTATTCTATAAAGATGGAAAATGTTTTGGTGAAGATGGAACTTTAGGTGGTTCTGCTTTAACTATGGATGCTGGAGTTAGAAACTTAGTAAAATATTGTGATATAACTTTAGAAGAAGCAGTTAGAATGGCAACACTTTATCCTGCAAAAGCTGTAAACATTGATAATGAATATGGAAAATTACAACCAGGATACTTTGCTGATATCGTATTTTTAGATAAACATTTAAATTTAAAGAAAGTTGTCGCTAAAGGAAAATTAGTATAG
- a CDS encoding SIMPL domain-containing protein has protein sequence MRNRLNTSYGILGVFIFLGLWILGYTLGESFLKVKKMDRVVTVKGLAEKEVKADVVLWPIDFKVTGNELSEIYSSLERDNSRIIEFLKENGIESDEVTVSAPVIEDKMLYQYNDNVSPFRYVATQTVTVYSTKVDKIYPLTNKIGELVKENIALGSSNQYGVTTDYIYTKLNDLKPEMIEMATKNAREVAEKFAKDSNSSLGKIKSANQGQFTITNRDQHNPQIKNVRVVSTIEYYLVD, from the coding sequence ATGAGAAATAGGTTGAATACAAGTTATGGAATTTTAGGAGTTTTTATTTTTCTTGGCCTTTGGATTTTAGGTTACACTTTAGGAGAAAGTTTTCTAAAAGTAAAAAAAATGGATAGAGTTGTAACTGTAAAAGGTTTGGCTGAAAAAGAGGTTAAAGCTGATGTGGTTTTATGGCCAATAGACTTTAAAGTTACTGGAAACGAACTTTCAGAAATCTATTCAAGTTTAGAAAGAGACAATAGTAGAATAATTGAGTTTCTAAAAGAAAATGGGATTGAAAGTGATGAAGTTACAGTTTCTGCTCCTGTGATAGAGGACAAAATGTTATATCAATATAACGACAATGTTTCTCCATTTAGATATGTAGCTACACAAACAGTAACAGTCTATTCTACGAAAGTAGATAAAATTTATCCTTTAACTAATAAAATTGGAGAGTTAGTAAAAGAAAATATAGCTTTGGGAAGCTCTAATCAATATGGGGTGACAACTGATTATATTTATACAAAACTTAACGATTTAAAACCAGAGATGATAGAAATGGCAACTAAAAACGCTAGAGAAGTAGCTGAAAAATTTGCTAAAGATTCAAATAGTTCTTTAGGAAAAATTAAGTCTGCTAATCAAGGACAATTTACTATAACAAATAGAGATCAACATAATCCTCAAATAAAAAATGTGAGAGTTGTGAGCACAATAGAATATTATTTAGTTGATTAA
- the nagB gene encoding glucosamine-6-phosphate deaminase, with the protein MRVIITEKNIGDWAAVYVAKKILAAKPTAEKPFVLGLPTGGTPLAMYKRLIQFHKDGILSFENVITFNMDEYVGLSPANDQSYHYYMYENFFKHIDMKEENINILNGLATDYKKECEDYEAKIKSVGGIDLFLGGIGPDGHIAFNEPGSSLSSRTRDKELTMDTIIANARFFGGDIDKVPKLSLTVGVGTILDAKEVLIMVNGHNKARALHHAVEQGVNHMWTISALQLHPKGIIVSDEAACTELKVGTYRYFKDIEKANLDTDLLIQELYKSCGK; encoded by the coding sequence ATGAGAGTAATTATAACTGAAAAAAATATTGGGGACTGGGCAGCTGTTTATGTTGCTAAAAAAATATTAGCTGCAAAGCCAACTGCAGAAAAGCCATTTGTATTAGGTTTACCAACTGGGGGTACACCGTTAGCTATGTATAAAAGATTAATTCAATTCCATAAAGATGGAATCTTATCTTTTGAAAATGTTATTACATTCAACATGGATGAGTATGTTGGATTATCACCTGCTAACGATCAAAGTTACCACTACTACATGTACGAAAACTTCTTTAAACATATTGATATGAAAGAAGAAAACATAAATATATTAAACGGTCTTGCAACTGACTACAAAAAAGAGTGTGAGGATTACGAGGCAAAAATAAAATCTGTTGGAGGAATTGATTTATTCTTAGGAGGAATTGGACCAGACGGACATATTGCTTTCAATGAGCCTGGATCATCTTTAAGTTCAAGAACAAGAGATAAAGAATTAACTATGGATACAATTATTGCAAATGCTAGATTCTTTGGTGGAGATATAGATAAAGTACCAAAGTTATCATTAACTGTTGGAGTAGGAACTATTCTTGATGCAAAAGAAGTGTTAATTATGGTAAACGGACACAACAAAGCAAGAGCTTTACACCATGCTGTTGAGCAAGGGGTTAACCACATGTGGACAATCAGTGCACTTCAATTACATCCAAAAGGAATCATTGTTTCTGACGAAGCTGCTTGTACTGAGTTAAAAGTTGGAACTTACAGATACTTTAAAGATATTGAAAAAGCTAATTTAGATACTGATCTTTTAATTCAAGAATTATATAAAAGCTGTGGAAAATAA
- a CDS encoding MurR/RpiR family transcriptional regulator, translating into MGGTLIKLKEFQESFTKNEKRISEYLLENTNEIKVLNTYDLALKCDVSQASVVRFAKKLGFKGFPEFKIALAGDLAMKNNEKEIQIIYDEIAVDDNTEVLAKKVVYENIKSVEDTYKILNFEEVEKAVETIERANRIFLLGAGFSGIIARDFQYKLWELGKNVIFETDQHIQMTNASTAQKGDVVFVISYSGQTLDIYQSILEFKEKGVTVITLTKFATNPIKDIGDISLSTIVEKSNVRSTSLSSRMAQLTVIDILYIKLIQRDRDKANRFIGDAVENVKKFKM; encoded by the coding sequence ATGGGAGGAACACTTATAAAATTAAAGGAGTTTCAAGAAAGCTTCACTAAAAATGAAAAAAGGATATCAGAATATCTATTGGAGAATACGAATGAAATAAAGGTTTTAAATACATATGATTTAGCATTAAAATGTGATGTGAGTCAGGCATCAGTTGTTAGATTTGCAAAAAAACTTGGATTTAAAGGATTTCCAGAATTTAAAATAGCTTTAGCAGGGGATTTAGCTATGAAAAATAATGAAAAAGAAATTCAAATAATTTATGATGAAATAGCCGTAGATGATAATACAGAAGTTCTTGCTAAAAAAGTGGTTTATGAAAATATTAAAAGTGTTGAAGATACTTATAAGATATTAAATTTTGAAGAAGTTGAAAAAGCTGTTGAAACTATTGAAAGAGCAAATAGAATATTTCTTTTAGGAGCTGGATTCTCTGGAATAATAGCTAGAGATTTTCAATATAAACTTTGGGAATTAGGTAAAAATGTTATTTTTGAAACAGATCAACATATTCAAATGACAAATGCATCTACAGCACAAAAGGGAGATGTTGTTTTCGTAATATCATATAGTGGACAAACTTTAGATATATATCAAAGTATTTTAGAGTTTAAAGAAAAAGGTGTAACAGTTATTACATTAACTAAATTTGCTACAAATCCAATAAAAGATATTGGAGATATATCGTTAAGTACTATAGTGGAAAAAAGCAATGTTAGATCAACTTCTCTTTCTTCAAGAATGGCTCAACTTACTGTTATAGATATCCTTTATATAAAACTAATTCAAAGAGATAGAGACAAAGCAAATAGATTTATTGGAGACGCAGTAGAAAACGTAAAAAAATTCAAAATGTAA